The following are encoded together in the Bombus pyrosoma isolate SC7728 linkage group LG17, ASM1482585v1, whole genome shotgun sequence genome:
- the LOC122577086 gene encoding odorant receptor 85b-like, producing MSVSTGPSDLLMTILARRVREIGFVVGYLLCWWILHVGSQIDLLCCKLTEISHNCEKEKLQKHIIDDIVGRHQRIIQFSKNIEKIFTYISLCQFVSNMLVICFISFILVVSSHMDQATVLIMKCFPYYIAVNCEAFVLCYTGEYLTSKSEDITKSVYNFLWYELKPQNARVILLMILRSQGKLTLTAGKFLSLSLEAFTNMLKASASYVSVLYAMY from the exons gatgacaattttggctAGGAGAGTGAGGGAAATAGGCTTCGTCGTTGGTTATTTGCTATGTTGGTGG aTATTACACGTTGGCAGTCAGATTGACTTACTTTGCTGCAAATTGACAGAAATTTCTCATAATtgtgaaaaagagaaattgcaGAAACATATAATAGATGACATCGTTGGCAGACATCAACGAATCATACAATTCTCAAAGAATATTGAGAAAATCTTCACTTACATATCGTTGTGTCAATTTGTATCGAATATGTTAGTAATCTGTTTCATAAGTTTCATTTTGGTGGTC TCTTCACATATGGACCAGGCGACTGTGTTAATAATGAAATGCTTTCCGTATTACATTGCTGTTAATTGTGAAGCatttgtattatgttatactGGCGAATATCTTACTTCTAAG AGCGAAGATATTACTAAAtctgtatataattttctttggtACGAATTAAAACCTCAAAATGCTcgtgttatattattaatgatattgcGATCACAGggaaaattaacattaacagcgggaaagtttctttccctttctctcgaGGCTTTTACGAAT atgTTAAAAGCATCTGCCTCGTACGTGTCTGTTTTGTACGCAATGTACTGA